A single region of the Fusobacterium sp. FSA-380-WT-3A genome encodes:
- the rimM gene encoding ribosome maturation factor RimM (Essential for efficient processing of 16S rRNA) — protein MEELVIIGKITGTHHLKGALKANINIGEEEDLIGEKVLVEKPNGEKNIFTVKKISPLVGDKFILEFEEIENKTQGNLLQNSIIKVNRMVLGLEEDEYLLQDLLGMEVITLEDKNIGKVTEVFDTAAHEILVVETDETEALIPNIDTFIKEIDFENKKIIVELWEGMLEEKQTK, from the coding sequence ATGGAAGAATTAGTAATTATTGGTAAAATAACAGGAACTCATCATTTAAAAGGAGCTTTAAAAGCTAATATAAATATTGGTGAAGAGGAAGACCTTATTGGAGAAAAAGTACTTGTAGAAAAACCAAATGGAGAAAAAAATATTTTTACTGTAAAAAAAATCTCTCCTTTAGTAGGAGATAAATTTATATTGGAATTTGAAGAGATTGAAAATAAAACTCAAGGAAATTTATTACAAAATTCTATAATAAAAGTTAATAGAATGGTACTTGGGCTTGAAGAAGATGAATATCTTTTACAAGATTTATTAGGTATGGAAGTTATCACTTTAGAGGATAAAAATATAGGAAAAGTTACAGAAGTTTTTGATACAGCAGCTCATGAAATTTTAGTTGTAGAAACTGATGAAACTGAAGCTTTAATTCCAAATATAGATACATTTATAAAAGAGATTGATTTTGAAAATAAAAAAATTATTGTTGAGCTTTGGGAAGGAATGTTAGAAGAAAAGCAAACAAAATAA
- a CDS encoding DUF4911 domain-containing protein: protein MESYEFVVKSRREDIDFINKIIEAYEGLGVVRTTNPKEGLLTIITTDDFKDELKKIILDLGNKYVVAEILEEGKWKGQL from the coding sequence ATGGAAAGTTATGAATTTGTTGTAAAAAGTAGAAGAGAAGATATTGATTTTATAAATAAAATTATAGAAGCTTATGAGGGACTTGGAGTAGTTAGAACAACTAATCCAAAAGAGGGTTTACTTACTATTATAACAACTGATGATTTTAAAGATGAATTAAAAAAAATTATTTTAGATTTAGGAAATAAATATGTTGTTGCTGAAATTTTAGAAGAGGGAAAATGGAAAGGACAACTATAA
- a CDS encoding KH domain-containing protein, with product MEKLENLLKYILKNLVETEEAIRITYEVIDDTVIFKVNVAQGEMGRVIGKNGLTANAIRGVMQGAGVKDKLNVNVEFLD from the coding sequence ATGGAAAAATTAGAAAATCTATTAAAATATATTTTAAAAAATTTAGTAGAAACAGAAGAAGCAATTAGAATTACTTATGAAGTAATAGACGATACAGTTATTTTTAAAGTAAATGTTGCTCAAGGAGAAATGGGTAGAGTTATTGGTAAAAATGGACTTACAGCTAATGCAATAAGAGGAGTTATGCAAGGAGCTGGAGTAAAAGATAAATTAAATGTAAATGTAGAGTTTTTAGATTAG